Genomic DNA from Lagenorhynchus albirostris chromosome 9, mLagAlb1.1, whole genome shotgun sequence:
ctcacagaggaggtgactttttttttttcttaacatctttattagagtatagttgctttacagtgttgtgttagtttctgctgtataacaaagtgaatcagctatgtggttgcccactctcaccactgttattcaacctagttttggaagttttagccacagcaatcagagaagaaaaagaaataaaaggaatccaaatcagaaaagaagtaaaactgtcactgtttgaagatgacatgatacttataCATGGAGGTGACTTTTGAATCGAATGAGTGAGAGTTTgcatggaaaacaaagaaaagtaggGTGTCTCTGTCGTCTTCATCCGAGGGAACAGCCTGTGCAGAGATGTGGGGCCCGATGAGCAAGACGGGCCTCTAGACTGGCAAGCTGTCTTTGCAGGATAGGTTTTAAACCAGGAGCAGTGATGGGGTCCTGGTCTTCTGTCGGGATTGTACTCTGGTGCCCAGCATGGCCGGCAGTTGGAAGCAGAGGGCCAGGAACAAGGCTGTTGGAGCAATCCAGGCCAGGAGGTCTCCTGAACCTGACCTGTGCAaggtgcggggggtgggggaagacagTGAGCCACCCACCCAGGGGTAGCTGCTGAGTCTCATTCTGTCACAGGTGACACAACTCTTTCAGCCTGCTTTGACCTCTGCGACCTTTCCAAACTCCCTTACCAACTTCCTTGGTAGAGCCTGGTCAGTGCTTGCAGCCCAAGCGGGACCCTGGGTGGTGCACTGGGAGATAATCCAAGGAAGAATCCATTCTGTAGTCTTCtctatcctctgcccctgccTTGCTTTCAGGTCTGCTGGTGTCAcggctcctttttctttcctggcCCCTGAGATCACCCATTAGGGGTCAGGAACCCACACGCAGTGAGCACCAgtgtgtgccaggcccagggctgaGTCTTCACTTTACCTTGTGTAATCATCCCAGTGGCCTGCTGGGAGCAGTACTAGGTTTCTCACCACGTTACAGATGAAGACTCAGACTCAGAGGGGAGAGGGCCTCCTGGCAGGTGAGGTATGGTGGGGCTGGAACCTGGTGTGCCTGACCGTAAAACCCATTTCCTCTGCCCCACACTGCCTGCCCATGTGTCCACACGTGCCTCAGACCAAAGGGAACTTGCGAAgcttcagaatggagaaaatagtatTGGGAGCCTTGTCTATTTCCCTGTAGATTATCCTCCAGGGATGATGTCATGGAGGAGGCTAGGCACTTGGTGTCAGAACGCCTGGATTCTGAGTCCAGCCTCTGacctcactggctgtgtgactctgggcagatcaccgaacctctctgggtctctacgcagatgtaaaatagatacaaTGCCATGTAACCTACTGATCTTGCAGGGTGACTGAACAGATAAGAGTTGAGGAGGCATTGGGAAGGTTGAGAGGTATCCTTTGGCGAGGTGGTAGTATTCTAAATGCCTGGTATATCTTCATATAGTACCTGCTCTGTGGCAGACCCAGTACCCAGGGCCAAGGACATAAAAGTGAACCTAACCCCATTCCTGCCCACAGGAGGACAGACAGGTAAGTGTAATTATAGTCCAGCACGATCCACACGTGCCCACTTGTAAGTTGGGGCACAGCCATACAAGGAGCATTGGATTTGGAGCTCAGACACGTAGGTTTGAGACCTGGTTCCTCTCCTCCTCAGCTGAATGTCAGTCTGCAAAACAGGGACAGTAATCCCCATGGTCAAGGGTTGTGGTGAGGCCGAAACGAGATGGTGCTCTAGAAGTGCGTGGCGAGCTGACGTGTTTGTACAGATGTGTGGCATTAGAGCTGCTGTTGGGGGAGCCGACCCACAAGGCTCCGGGAGTTTGGCCCTGACATTCTTTTTGCCTTGCGTTTCCAGAACTGACTAAGCCACTGGGGGCCAGGACGTTAATGGAATTTCCACCTGGGGATTTCGTTGGCGTCAGCTTGAGGGAGCTCACGATGAACATAAGTAGGGTTGGAGGCATCTCAGCATGGAGCAGCCGGTGGAGACAGAGCCCGTCTCAGGTGGGAGCTCGGCCCCCTGCCCACCTCGCCCCTTGGCCAGGGACTCCCCCTTGAAGTTGTGGTGAGGAGCTGGCAAATCTAGGGGCCAGAGATGCTGGGATGCAGCACCACGGGCAGGCAGCTGGAGCCAGGAGGGCCCGAGCTGGAATCCCTAACCCCAGGGAGCCCTcctcagaggaggagggaggttgGGGCCTTGTCAGCAGACACCAGCATGGTGACCAGAGGATGTTAGCACAGGTAGTCACAGACCCGCCGGGTGCTGACACCTCTTTGGGTAGCTGGGTAGGGAGGAACAGAGCAAAGAATAACACAGTCATTGCCTTCAGGAAGCTTAATAAATCATCACCATCACTGTCTACTATGCATTCAGCACTCAAGGTGTGGCAGTCGAGCTGACTGTTTCACACGCTGTCCCCTAATGCTTTCACCAACCCTGTGTTGTCGCCCCTGGCGAGGACACGGAGCCTCATCAAGGTTGAGACGTGCCCAAGGCTAGTAGGTACAGAGCTGAATTCACAGCCGGGTCTGAGTCCCGTGGTTGACTCTAAATTCTGGGCTCTTCCTTCATCCAGCGTGTTTGCCGGGCCTGCCAGGCCTGGCTGTGGCCCCAGGTAGGGGAAGGGATGAACAGGTGAAGAAGGCAGGGTCACTGCCCCAAGCTGCTCGCACTTCAAGTCAGGAAACGGGCGGGTAAATAACGGCAGAGGCAGAGAATTTACCGAGTGTGTGTCTGAAGGAGGTGTGTTGATAGTGTGGTGTGAGAGGCCCGGCCCGGGGAGCAAGGAAAGGAGGGGGGCGTGGCCCAGGAGCCTGAGTGGACAGAACGGGCTTTGTTCCACTGGCAGGGCCAGGGCAGGCCTGGGGATGCGGCAGTCCTGCAATAGTGTGAGGCATCAGAACCCAGGTCCTGGGTCCTGCTCTGCCGTTTACTTGCAATCACTgaccatctctgggcctcagttactCGTGATCTCTGAGGGGCCTTCCAGTTCTCCAGCCCTGGAATTCTCTGAGTTTGGAAAAGTATGAGAAGAGGCTGAGAGTTGTCCAAAGGCCGCCACCATAGGTTCGAATCAAGAGGGGAGTTCAGCcgaaggagggaggaaggtggggaCAACTTGCAGGTACTCTGTGCCAGAGGGAGCTTGATTTCTGGGGGTAAAGTAGAAGTCAGGCGGTTTTTGAGGGGGGATGACGTAGCCAAAGCTGTTTTAGAGGTTCTCATAGCACCGTCTGGAGTGTCGCAGTGGGGAGACCTGCCTGGGGCCTGTTAGGGCCACACCACTGACTCTTTTGACCTCACGGGCCATCTGTAAACTTTCCTTAGAGTCACAGTGGGCCCAACAAGGAATAGCTCATGGCCCTTGCCCAGAGGACCTTATGCTATACCCCCCTAACCAGGGGTGGGTACAGTTACTAAGCCTTTGTCCTGCTGCCCGTGTGTTCTATAACCTGGCTGATCAGCAGATGCCTTTTATCTGCAGGTCAGGGTTTGGAAAGTAAGTGATGTATCCTGGGCCAGAGATCCTCCCTGGCCTTCCATGGTGAATACCTGTCTGCCTTTCCCTTTCTCCCGAGGGTAGATCACAGggtcccagagggagggagggaggcagagtcactactacacagaaaagaaaactgaggctccaggaaagaaagaaaactgtgaaggtcacacagttagtagcAGATCCGGAACTGGAGTCCTGATCTCCTGGGTCTACGGCAGGTGCTAGCGATCTTGATATGAGTTGTTCTCCTGTCCCCGTTGCAGATTTGTAAGCCCCATGAGGACAGGGGCCCTGGGATCTCCCACCCCGACCCCAACATACACCTCACAGGGCCTAGCACACTGCCTCGCACTTAGCGATTCAGTGCTGTGGTTGATTAATTCTGTCTGCAGTGGCTGTGGGTACTATAGGTAGAATGAAAAGGTACAGTGTTTCCATTATGTGGCTTCTACCACTTGGGGCCTCATTTCTCTCCTGGGGCATTGGTCTTCTCAGTCTAATCTTCACAGCCATCCTCTCTGAGCCTGATAGGACCATCATTAGCATCCCAGGTTCACAGCTGAAGGAACTGGTCcaggtaaagtgacttgccctGTTCACACTGCAAGTTGGTGTCCAAGGCTTTCTCACTCTCTAAGAAGCCCTTTCCTCTCCGTGGAGCTGAGGCTAGTGGTTTTTGTGAAGAGGAACTCACGTTACTCATCCCTTCCCAGACCCAGCAGCCATGTTGAGAAACAATATAGTCATAGTGTGGCTTCCTAGGAAAGAACTGCTTTCCAGCAGGGCAGTGGTAAGAGCTTTGTCATGTTTGATACATATTTGCTGGAGGAAGGAGCAAGAGAGATGGGGTCAGGCCCACCCACttatccccaccccacccgctCCCATCtgtggagggaggcagggggtCCACACTGCACCCTTCGCCTGTGCTGGGAACCCTGCCTTACTCCCACCACTATGTTTCATCCTCGTGACAGGCCTGTGAGACAGCTCTTaacatctctattttacagatgaggagactgaggctcagatcGTGGCTAGCCAAGACCAGAGAAAGCAGAGCTGGCCATGAGGCAGTCCTCTTAGGAAGCTTCATTACTCAGTgtgttttatagatattttttactataagagaggaaataagaggagaaaaggagattAAGACATGGTTAAACCACTCAGAGTTCTACCATCTAAAGAAAGACCACTACTGGGTtgacatattttcttctagacttTCTAAAATTacgatttacattttttttaacgcATAGTTATACTTTTCTTAGCATGCAATTTCTCCTTATGATCATCTCTAGAATTATGGCATCAGCCCCCTCCTCCATGAGGTTGCAGACTCTTCTGAGCATTATTTTTATTGACTCCATAAGATCCCTGGGAGATTCCACAGGCGTCTTGAGTGGGCTGGAAAGCTTGGTCCTGGAGTCAGGAGTCAGAGCCTGAGCATCGGCTGCCATCACCTCACTGAGGACCCAGGGACAAGTCACTGCATGCTCTCTGGGCCGCAGCTTCCTCATCACTAAAGTGAGGGATTGCACGCACTGCTCTGCAGCCCTCACAGCTCAAACGAGCAAAGGTCTTTTGGAAATTATCAGGGGCTGTGCCCCGGCAGGGGATTTCCTTATcttccctcagtttcctcctgggaAAGCTCTGCCCTCCCCTTGGCTCCTGGATCTTTTGCTCCAAGCAGCAATGCCAGACCCCAGCGTCTCGTGAGACACTCACATGAAGGCACCCCTCCTTATGTCACCCCAAAGGGGACATTGCCTCTAAGCAGAACAGGGGCACTGACCCTCAAAGACCACTAGCCCACacctctgcctctgccccctTCTGGGTCCAAACTTGTGAGGCGTCTCAgagatttcttccttctcttctcccaacAGCCTTGGACGGCCCTGTGAGGCCTCTGAGCTCCGCTGTGACCTCAGAAAGCCCCAGAGCCACTGAGTACTAGAAAGCTTGGTACCTACCTGTCCCAGCGGCCGATGGCAGCTGGAGCGTGGCCCTAGGACTCCGGATGCGTAGCTCTTCTTTCCCCAGCAACACACAGAAGTACACGTTCCACTTGAACCAAGCCAGTGACGAGGTTACAAAGGCCTGAGTTCACCCCCTGGCTCTGCTACCTTCCTCTTGCCATCCTCGGTTTCCTCCACCGTAACATGGACATAAGGCTGCTTACCTCCTGGAGTGATGGGATGGCATAAGGGAACATGTGTCCGGCACTTAGTGAGGACAGGCTCTGTCACTGTCAGCACTTCCCACTTCACGTCCAGGCCTAGCACAGAACAGGGGCCCAGGGAGAGGTGTCCACTGTGCAGGGCTGAGCAGAGACCTTGTCCACGGTGCCCTGGGAGCATCACAAGCACAGTTACCCAGGCGGGTCTCAATCTACACTCCTGCTCCCTCTGTATCAGCTGTCACCACCATTGCCTCCGGGGCTCAGTGGTGACCACTCAGCACGTGTGCACAGCTCTTCACAGTTTGCATTGCACTACAGTGAGAGTTGCGTCAACGTATGTGAGGAGGGCAGGAAATACTGCCTTGTGGTACAGAGGACGAAGCCGAGGCCTGAGAGGCCCCCTCTctagggggggagggggagagttgGGCTGTGTTACATAAGCAGGAGCTCATAAGGGGCCATTTGGCATTTAAGAGGCACATTGTATAATCACCTTTGGGAAACAAAGGGTAATCTTAGGGCCTTTTTGTGTGTCTTCCGTGTTTGTTTAAACCCCAGAAAGGGTGGGCATGGGCAGATCAGCTTAGCAGGGAAGAGGAGGCCCTAGGTGGTAATGAACCTCTGCGGTGAGAAGCTCACCAGGGGAACAAAGGGGGTGTGAGGTAACTTAATATGTTCCTTTCAGTTCCAGACACTGGAACACTCTGTCCTGCCTCAATTGGGACCAAGCCCAGGATGCACCTGGGCCGGGTTTAATCCTCAAATTGGACTCTACAGCAGAAAGGGGCGGGAGAGGAGGGGCCCACATAGGGGGGCAGGGGAGAATAGCGCCCCTTCTCCCTGCCTGTGCTCCGAGCCCAAGTGCAGATCAAGTGGCTGCCCCTTTAAAGTTTCATGTAGGGCTAGTAATGCTATCCTGTTGCTCCCTCCACAGCCACCCCCAGGCCACGAGGTGGGCAGGTCCCTGGCCCACCTCTCCCCGAAGACCAGGGGGAGGGACAGGTGGGGGGAAGATGGGGCAGGGGGGCAAGTGTGCAGAGCTGAAGAACCTGCTAGAGTGAGGCTTAGTTAGTGCCTTCTATCTCCCGGGCTGAGTGGCTGCTGTGCAGAGGGAGCGTGTAGCCACAGCCTGTCCAGTTAGAGGCTTTCACTGCTCAACCCTCTCGCTCATCCTCCTGCGAGCACCACTGTCCGAGGGGCTACAGACGCGCCTGGGTGTGAGGACCGGAGGTGACAGTGTACAGGGAGTGCCCGGCATCAGTGGTAGCTGCTGTTACAATCGTCCAGGGAGAGAAACTGAAGCCAGGGGAGAGGCGTGGCTTGCATCGTAGCCTGTGTCGGTGGGAAGAGCCCCTCTTGGACCCCATCTCTCCTGCCAATCCTGCTGGAGGCAGCAGATGAAAACAGAGGAATTGGGACTGAGCGggcctgggttctaatcctgcCCTGCTTTTTACTGGTTTGGGGTAAAactcttttcctctctgagcctctatcTCTTTATTTGTATAATGGGGGAACCAGCCCAGCTGCCTGCCCTAGGTTAAAGGAAGGGCCAAAGAGGTGTAAGAGCCCTAACAgctgggggtgagggcagggcaAGGGGGAAGGGGCTTGGCACAGGGTCCCCAACTGGAATGAAGGATCCTGCCTCTGGAGGCCAGGCCGGGTGAGAGGGCTTAGGACTGTGGACCCAACCACTGTTACCCACAAAAGCAGTGAGGTGGGGACAGTCATTGCAGACCCCCCTTGCAGGAAGAGGCCTCTGTCTGGGAAGCTGGAGTGCGGGTCTCAGGCATGGCTCAGCCACTGCCGAACCATGACAGTGAGCCATGCTTCCTGTGTATGCCATTGGGTTCACGCCCACTTACTTGTGACCATGGCCGAACCACGACAGTGAGCCATGCTTCCTGTGTACGCCATTGGGTTCACTCCCACTTACTTGTGACCGTGCATGACTCTCTGAACCTCTCTAAGTTTCAGTTCCCCCTTCGTGAAGTGGTGACAGCATGGCTGCCTTGCAATTTTCGTGGTTGTGAGGGTTAAGTGGGACCGTGCAGGGAGGCAGCTAGCACAGCACCCAGCACCTAGCACCCAGCATGTCGCATGTGCTCAGCAGAGGTAAATGCAGTACCCTAGCCCCTAAGCTGTAGACCCATCCTGTCCAGCGCATTTCCAGCTGGGTTCCTTAACGTCCAAGGAAGGCTCCAGGCCCTCACCTTCACTTCAACCAGAACAGGCCCACTTTCACCTGCTAATCTTATTTAAGGAAGGGTTCTCCTGCTTCCAGCCATCTGGCCTAACCCCCTTTACTATACAGATGGGGAGACTAAGGCCAGAGAGGAATAGGGACTAGAAATTATATAAGGAGGGGTATTCAGGGAAAGCGTCTGGGGGCACTAAGGGGCTGGTGGCAATTTGCAGCTGTGCCTACACACATCAGCTGGTGTCTTATGGGCTGGCTTAGAACCATCTGGTATGGGGTGCCTGGCGCCAGCCCTCACCTGTGGCTCTCTTTCTAGCCCACACCATGCTGTGGCCCCTGCTGCTGTTGCTGGCCGCCGGTGAGGCCCAGACCACCCGGCCCTGCTTCCCTGGATGCCAGTGTGAGGTGGAGACCTTTGGCCTCTTCGACAGCTTCAGCCTGACGCGAGTGGATTGCAGCGGCCTGGGCCCTCACATCGTGCCCGTGCCCATCCCCCTGGACACAGCCCACCTGGACCTGTCCTCCAACCGGCTGGAGACGGTGAACGAGTCCGTGCTGGCAGGCCCGGGCTACACCACGCTGGCCGGCCTGGATCTCAGCCACAACCTGCTCACCAGGTTCTCGCCCACGGCCTTCTCCCGCCTTCGCTACCTGGAGTCACTCGACCTCAGCCACAATGGCCTGGCCGCGCTGCCCGCCGAGAGCTTCACCAGCTCGCCCCTGAGCGACGTGAACCTGAGCCACAACCGGCTCCGCGAGGTCTCCGTGTCCGCCTTCGCCACCCACAGCCAGGGCAGGGCGCTGCACGTGGACCTCTCGCACAACCTCCTCCACAGCCTCGTGCCCCACCCCGCGCGGGCCAGCCTGCCGGCGCCCACCATTCAGAGCCTGAACCTGGCCTGGAACCGGCTCCACACTGTGCCCGACCTCCGGGACTTGCCCCTGCGCTACCTGAGCTTGGACGGGAACCCACTGGCGGCCATCGGCCCAGGGGCCTTCGAGGGGCTGGCGGGCCTTACACACCTGTCGCTGGGCAGCCTGCAGCGTCTCCCCCAGCTGGTGCCCTATGGCTTCCGTGAGCTGCAGGGCCTGCAGGTCCTGGATTTGTCAAGCAACCCCAAGCTCAAGTGGGCAGGACCCGAGGTGTTCTCAGGCCTGGGCTCCCTGCAGGAGCTGGACCTGTCAGGCACAGGCCTGGTGCCCCTGCCCGAGAAGCTGCTTCTCCACCTCCCGGCGCTGCAGAGCATCAGCGTGGGCCAGGGCGTGCAGTGCCGGCGCCTGGTGCGGGAGGGCACCtaccccaggcagcctggctccacccCCAAGGTGGCCCTGCACTGCATAGACACCCAGGAATTAGCTGCTGGGGGCTCTGATACCTTGTGACGAATGGTGTGGCCTGGGGCCATGTAACAGACTTTGCCCTGGGCTCCCTTGGGTCCtgggtaatttatattttaacgTGCCAATGCCAGCAGGGACTCTGTAGGCCTGTGTGGCAGCATCATTGAAAGAGAGGCTTTGAACCTGGGACCCACACCCAGGAGCAAGATTTTGCCCGTTTGTCTATGTTGCTCTCCAGACCATAGCTGAGGGTCTTCGATGCCAAACCAGACAGCAGTCCCCTGCTGTCCTTCCCTACTTGTCCCCAAAGTGCCTTCCCTGAGGCCTGGACCAACCTGACCCATGACAGGAGGAGGGCGGGCGGGAGGTAGTGCTGCGGGGCAGAGGTCCAGCCACTCAGGCATGGGTTTCTTTTACGACACAGCCCTCTCTTTGCTCTGGGCATGTGAGGGCTACttcatcctttcttcttcccctagAACTCTGGATAGAACTTTATAGAAAGGACTGGAGAAAAAACTCTAGTCCACCTCCTCACGTGCCAGATGGGGAAACTCAGGCCGAGGAAAGGAAAAACGCTATTCTGAGGTCCTACGGTGGCAGAAGCGTGAATGGACCCAATGTCCGGCCTCCCAGCAGGGCCCCTTTGcacttttctcccctctcccctttctgGGCTCCCCCTTGCTTCCAAGACTCACATCCTGCCATTTGTGCCCTTTCCCTGTCGTCCCCAGGAGGAGAGACCAGGGCCTCGGGGGTGGCACTCTGGGCCCGGTAACCGGCTGTGGCACAGGCTAAGTCAGTTCACCTCGGAGCCTCTAGAAGCCTCAGGGATAccagtcccagccctgccagTTTCCCActctgggtggggggggggcggtgtccCCCAGCATCAAGAATGGAAATGCGCCCATTGACCCTTAAGGTACTGCCTCTAGATGCAGTCCTGGAGCCCCTCCAGGCCCTGAGCTCCTGAGCTCCCTCAGACCCCACTGGCCCTGT
This window encodes:
- the TSKU gene encoding tsukushi isoform X3, with product MSHVLSRAHTMLWPLLLLLAAGEAQTTRPCFPGCQCEVETFGLFDSFSLTRVDCSGLGPHIVPVPIPLDTAHLDLSSNRLETVNESVLAGPGYTTLAGLDLSHNLLTRFSPTAFSRLRYLESLDLSHNGLAALPAESFTSSPLSDVNLSHNRLREVSVSAFATHSQGRALHVDLSHNLLHSLVPHPARASLPAPTIQSLNLAWNRLHTVPDLRDLPLRYLSLDGNPLAAIGPGAFEGLAGLTHLSLGSLQRLPQLVPYGFRELQGLQVLDLSSNPKLKWAGPEVFSGLGSLQELDLSGTGLVPLPEKLLLHLPALQSISVGQGVQCRRLVREGTYPRQPGSTPKVALHCIDTQELAAGGSDTL
- the TSKU gene encoding tsukushi isoform X4, translated to MLWPLLLLLAAGEAQTTRPCFPGCQCEVETFGLFDSFSLTRVDCSGLGPHIVPVPIPLDTAHLDLSSNRLETVNESVLAGPGYTTLAGLDLSHNLLTRFSPTAFSRLRYLESLDLSHNGLAALPAESFTSSPLSDVNLSHNRLREVSVSAFATHSQGRALHVDLSHNLLHSLVPHPARASLPAPTIQSLNLAWNRLHTVPDLRDLPLRYLSLDGNPLAAIGPGAFEGLAGLTHLSLGSLQRLPQLVPYGFRELQGLQVLDLSSNPKLKWAGPEVFSGLGSLQELDLSGTGLVPLPEKLLLHLPALQSISVGQGVQCRRLVREGTYPRQPGSTPKVALHCIDTQELAAGGSDTL
- the TSKU gene encoding tsukushi isoform X2 — translated: MEQPVETEPVSAHTMLWPLLLLLAAGEAQTTRPCFPGCQCEVETFGLFDSFSLTRVDCSGLGPHIVPVPIPLDTAHLDLSSNRLETVNESVLAGPGYTTLAGLDLSHNLLTRFSPTAFSRLRYLESLDLSHNGLAALPAESFTSSPLSDVNLSHNRLREVSVSAFATHSQGRALHVDLSHNLLHSLVPHPARASLPAPTIQSLNLAWNRLHTVPDLRDLPLRYLSLDGNPLAAIGPGAFEGLAGLTHLSLGSLQRLPQLVPYGFRELQGLQVLDLSSNPKLKWAGPEVFSGLGSLQELDLSGTGLVPLPEKLLLHLPALQSISVGQGVQCRRLVREGTYPRQPGSTPKVALHCIDTQELAAGGSDTL
- the TSKU gene encoding tsukushi isoform X1, yielding MCAPRARHRPNSSLPCCPPGPRLGFKLFSGFLGNSARPPPPCSPGGGLWQPSPHSPPGVLRAARGWDRIGGWGNRQRLRTDPSRGWAERAAHASRTCWEERAHTMLWPLLLLLAAGEAQTTRPCFPGCQCEVETFGLFDSFSLTRVDCSGLGPHIVPVPIPLDTAHLDLSSNRLETVNESVLAGPGYTTLAGLDLSHNLLTRFSPTAFSRLRYLESLDLSHNGLAALPAESFTSSPLSDVNLSHNRLREVSVSAFATHSQGRALHVDLSHNLLHSLVPHPARASLPAPTIQSLNLAWNRLHTVPDLRDLPLRYLSLDGNPLAAIGPGAFEGLAGLTHLSLGSLQRLPQLVPYGFRELQGLQVLDLSSNPKLKWAGPEVFSGLGSLQELDLSGTGLVPLPEKLLLHLPALQSISVGQGVQCRRLVREGTYPRQPGSTPKVALHCIDTQELAAGGSDTL